The nucleotide sequence CCCAGAACCCGCGCATATCGAACACGTAGCGCACGCCCGAGAGCCGCTTGATCACCACCGCCATTACTGAGGGCACATAACTTCGCGCATGCACAATGGCCAGTCCGTGCTTTTGTACCAGGCGCCAGCCCGTGAAAGCGCCACAAGCAATGTCCCAGAACGTCGCCAGCAGCGACAATCGCTTGTGATAGCGCAGCGGATGCCAGTGGATGCCGGCGTCGGCCATACGTTTGGCGACAGCGTCGCGCTGGGCGATATCGGCCCAGTCCCTCGCCCGTTCAAAGCTTATGATATGGACAGGATGGTCGGCAGCCAGGCGCTCTTGGTACGCGAGCACTTGTGACTGACCGAGCGGCTCGAGCATTCCGCTGTAGGAAAGGTACAGTACTCCGCGATTCATGCCGTTTCCTTACCCCACCAACCCGGCATCAAGACGTCGAGATATCGAGCAGAAACAACGTCAACTGAAAATTCCCGTGCACGGGCCAGTAGGGCAGGCTTGTTGATCGGTGTCCGAAGCATGTCCACCATTGCGTCGGCCAGCGCGCTTGGATCGTTGACGGGCACCAGCCTCCCGAAGGCGCCGCCGTGCAGAACCTCTCTCGGGCCCGAAACGCAATCCGTGCTGACTATGGGAAGGCCATACTCCATGGCCTCCACTAGCACGTTGCCAAAGCCTTCGTAGTCGGACGAAAGAACGAACTGGTCGGCGCCGGCGTACCAGGCGCCGACATTCGCAGAGTAACCAGGCAGCAGCACTCGACCCTTCAGGCCCAGCGACTTCACCTGCGCCTCCAGCGAGGCGCGCTCAGCCCCTTCGCCCAATATGCACAGCGTGCCCCCCACCCGTGATGCCACCAAAGCGAAAGCATCGATCAGCCGGTCATGGCGCTTTACAGCCTTCAGGCTGCCCACCGTCAGGAACAGTGGCCTCGCAACGCCAGCCAACGCGGCCGGCGCCGGACACGCGTTGATCGCACCGCCTAGCGCCACCGGGTTGCCAATCACTTCGAAGCGCTGCCTCGGCCGACCGGAAAGTGCGGCCAAGTCATCCGCCACGCCGCAAGACACCGCGACACAGGCGTCTGCCAGCCCATAGGCAAACCATTGACTAGAACGCAGCAGTACGCGGTGCAGCAGTCCCTTCGATGCGTAGGCTACGGAAAGCGGAGAATGCTCACTGATCACCACCCGCCCCCGAAATCCCGACATACGCCCGGCGACAGGCGCGATCACCGTCAACGGCCACATTGCCGCAAGCAAGCCATTGGGCTTCTCTCGACGAAGGTACCTCGTCAGCGGCCTCAGAAGCCCCCTGACCCGTGGCACGGCCAAGTCAACGACACGCACCCCAATGGGCAGTTCGTCAAGCAGTTCCCCAACAGCATTACGCAGGACAAAATCTACATCCAGTCCGCGCTCAACCCAATCACGGGCGAGATTCACATGAAGGCGTTCCGCGCCACCTGGTCGCAGGTCGG is from Flagellatimonas centrodinii and encodes:
- a CDS encoding glycosyltransferase is translated as MISPVKGRRISVLLPDLRPGGAERLHVNLARDWVERGLDVDFVLRNAVGELLDELPIGVRVVDLAVPRVRGLLRPLTRYLRREKPNGLLAAMWPLTVIAPVAGRMSGFRGRVVISEHSPLSVAYASKGLLHRVLLRSSQWFAYGLADACVAVSCGVADDLAALSGRPRQRFEVIGNPVALGGAINACPAPAALAGVARPLFLTVGSLKAVKRHDRLIDAFALVASRVGGTLCILGEGAERASLEAQVKSLGLKGRVLLPGYSANVGAWYAGADQFVLSSDYEGFGNVLVEAMEYGLPIVSTDCVSGPREVLHGGAFGRLVPVNDPSALADAMVDMLRTPINKPALLARAREFSVDVVSARYLDVLMPGWWGKETA